TTTTGGGCGAGGGTTTGATTATGGGCAAATCGGTGATACAATAAATCAAGATAGCTCTTCTAGTTCTAATCCAAGTGAGCGCGCGGGTATCACCCTTAAGGCGTTTGCCGTCTTTAAAGATGATAGGCTATTAAAAGATCCAAAAGCAAAAACTAAAATTCGACATTCATTTATCGAACAGTATTTTAATGACTTTAAAAATTAATAGTGGAAGCAAAAAAGAAAAAAAGCAAATTACCAATCTGTAAATAAAATTTATTTTATATAGTTAGTTTTAAATTTTTGATAAATTATATATAAAAAAAACCTGGAGGTTTTTATGAAAAACAAAAAATCATCAATAATAATCGGTTCTGCAGCGGCAATTCTTATTGGTTCAACCGTTTTTGGCACAGTTGCTGGGCTTGCATCTAAAGTTAAATATCGTGGCGTTAATCCAACACAAGGGGTAATATCTCAATTAGGCTTGATTGATTCAGTTGCGTTTAAACCTTCAGTTGCTAGTTTTACAAGTGATTATCAAAGTGTTAAAAACGCACTTTTAAATGGTAAAACTTTCAACGGTACAAGCTCTGCTTTTGCCGATTTTGCATCCAAATTCGATTTTCTGACAAATAATGGTAGAACTGTTTTAAATATTCCAAAAAAATATCAAGTGGTAATTAAGGATTTTGTTGCAGAAGATGATAAAAAAAGATTTCGCCTTTCTTTTTACCTAAAAGAAACGCTTCCTGATGGGAATATCGCCCAATCGGCTTCTAAATTTATTTATCTTTTACCAGTCGATGCCCCAAAAGCTGCGCTGGCGCAATTTTCTTATATCGTTGATAATAATTTGGCTAATTTGGTCCAATACCCACTTACAAATTTTTCTTCGGCTTCAGTAAAACCGCTTGCCCTTACCCGCGCAAGTGATTTTGCTAAAAAACTTAATGAATTTAAAACAGAAGAAGAGCTCATATCTTATCTTAACCAGTTTTTCGATATTGAGGCGCTAAAAGCAAATATTCGTTTGCAAGCAAGAGATTTTAGTTTTGCCAAAGGAAATTTAACTGAACCTTTTATTTATTCTTTTGTTCGAAACCCTCAAAATGAAAAAGAATATGCAAGCCAAATAAATACTGGGCTTAAAACTGTAAGACTTTATGTAAAAACTGAGTTTAGACAACAAGCCAAATCTGCTTTAAAAGACTACAAAAATAAAGATGAAAGCTTTATTACAAGTATCGATCTTAAAACTCGTGATAATAAAACACTGTTTGCAGATGAAAATGATCTAAGAACCCAATTAGATGTTAATTTATTGGATATTTCCGATTATTATAGCGTTGGTAATAATAGTCAACTTCAAAAACTACCTGAATCACTTGATAGTTTAAAAGCACGGGATGAAGCTCGTCGGTTTAGCGCCGATAAAACTTTAGCTAAATATTCTTTATATTCTTATGATGCTCTTAGTTTTTATTCACAAATGCAGGAGTTGCTAACAAAGCCAGAGCTGATTAAGGAATTAATTAATGCTTCTTTAGTTCGCGGGTTAACTTTTTCTTTTGGAAAATATGATTTATTATTTGACGATCTAAGTCAACATTTAGATTATGATTTTTTAATGACAGCAGCCAAAATCAAGCAAAATTCAGTTTCGAAAAAACTATTTATCGAAATCCCAGTAAAAATCGTGCTAAAATCATCAATATTCGGCGATTCAGGAGCTCAAGTAAAGCCGGTTTTGGAAAAGGTTGTTTCTTTTAAATTAGACAATTTCCGCGATGTTACAATTGAAAAAGCTTTTGGGGTTTTATACCCGGAAGTTTACGAAGAGCTTAAAAAAGCCAAAGAAGATCAAGCAAAAGCGCTAGCAGCAGGAAAAAAACCGAATAGCCAACAAGCGCAAGATTTACAAAACCAAGAAGACGAAGAAGAAGAGGAAATTGACTTTGCAAATCCCCAAAATTCACCAATTCAATACCAAGCAGTAGAACAAAATTTACAAAGTTCGCCTTTAGGCCAAAGTGCTAAAAACCCTTATAAAATTGCTGCTAACCAAGATAAATATCTCCTTGCAAAATCAGAAATTGATGAGCTTATTAAAGAAAAAAATTATGCAAAATTAGCAATGCTAATTTCAGATCCTTTAACTTATAATGTGCAATTAAGGCTAAAAGATCAATTATTTAATAATAATATTCAAATTCCAAGTGAGCAAGATATTGCCAAGGCAAATTTTGTCCTTGATGATACTGATACAAATCTTTATTCGCAAATTTATTCTTCTTTTTCCGCCGTATTTCCAAATAAACAATCGCTTTATGGGTATTATCGTTATTTATTATCACTTAATCCTAAAGACACAATTTCGCAGCTAGTAAAATTAGGGCAGAAAATTGGGCTAGAATTTACAAATTGGGAAAATTTACCTAACGATTTTAATCTAGATGATCTTAAAAATGTTAAAATCAAAACACCTTTTAGTAAAAATACTGCTAAGGCTTCAGCCGGGCAGAGTCAATTTAAATTAAGACTTTTAGATTTTAACAATTATGGAACTGAGACAAACTCCTCAAGCGAGAGTTTTCCAATCTTTTTACCGGCGCGGATTCAAGTCCCAAGTTCGGGTATAATTCAATGAAATGATGAACCACAATCTAGTTCTAACTGAATTAATGAACTGGTTAGCCAGCTTAAAGGTAAAAACCTTAGCAATCGCGAGCAATTGCAAAACCTCCCTATGTTAGTCGCCCAAAAAATATTTCCGAATTCAAACAAGGGTACAGGAGCAGCTCAATTCCAACAAATAATTTTAAAAGAGTTACAAAGAAATATAAACCAAAAAGATACTATCAAATTTTCTTTGGGCAAACGTGAATCATTTTTTAATGACAAGGCTTTTGCTGCGATAGATAATTTGCAAGATTTACTATTTGCTTTTTATTCTTCTGCGGCGCTTGCAAATAACTGAAATAATTACCAACAAAGTGGAGCAAAACCAGCAATTGTATTTGAAAAAAGCGAGGCACCACTACTTCCCGAAAAGAAGGAAGACAAACTAAATGACAATGTTTATGCTTTAAAATTCCATTATGCAATTGGCTTTGACGATAATGCGGGTAAATTCAACCCCGATGTAATCAAATCTTCATCTCGCACAATTTATTTGCAAGTTTCTGGGGCTTCTCTCGAACAAGTTCGGGTGAAACGCGAGTTAAATGAAGCGCTTGCTAATGCTCCTTTAGGGCTGCAAAGTTTTTCTTTAGATCCTGAAAAATTTGGCGTATTCCAAAACCTTGCAAATTCTCTTGTGGAAAAAACAAAAACTGCTGTGATAAAACAAGATGAGGAAAAACCAAAAGATGATACCACAATTTGGGTGCATGATCCAATCAGAAAACCGGAAATGCCCCAAATTGAAAGCGCTCCTGAGCAGGATTGGTTTGAAGGTAAACTAACAAATAGTTTAATCCCAAACGAAAACCAAAATTCTGAGAAACCAAAACCCCAAAATGTTAATGTCTCAACTTTCGGGTCTGGCCTAGTAAGTCCATTTTTTGCAACTGAATTCCAAGAAGAAAAAGCCCTTGGTGGTAAAACAACAGATACACAGGCTTCCCAGTCAGAAAGTGTTGATAAAGAAGCTAAAATATTAAAGCAAAAACTTGCAATTTTACTTGGAAGTGAGTTTATCCAATACTATCAGCAAACAGATGCGAATGTCGAATTTGAAATTGTTAGCGTTTCCCGTATTAATGAAACAAGTTTTAAAGTCGAATTTAAGTTAGCTAAAAATATTAATGAGAATAACACAACCAATAAAGTTTTATCTGATGAGTCAATAACTTTGCTTATTAGTACAACTATCGAAGAGGCTCCAGAGTTTGCCGCCGAACCTAAGGTTTTTAACACTACCTGGGATAAGGTCTATAATCCTGCTAATCCCCTAGCAGCAACCACTAAGTTTAGTCTTGAATTCAAAGAAAAAATACCTTTAGATGCAAACGGGCACGTAAAAAGCGAATGGTTAGCAAAAATTCCGCTAGTTATCCACCAACAAGTGCTTAATTTAACTCCGCTAGTGCAAACAACCAAAGAAGTGGAACTGCAGCAAGGAAAAGTGTTAACAAATGTAATTCGAAAAGAAAAAGAAAGACAGGCTATTGAAGTTGCAACTAAATATGCTATTTTGAACCCATTGACGCGAATTCACAGACTTTCATTAAATAATCAAGCAAATCCCGAAACAAATATAAAAATCAAAAATATTAATGTAGTCAATGGTACAAAGCTTGAATTCGACCTCTGGACTAATAACCTAAAGCGGCTAATAAATGCTCCAATAACATTTGGGAATTATAACCCCTTTTTAATTTGAAATAGCAATAAAGCTCTTTATGAAAAAGTCAAAGAGCAGTTTGTAAAGGGAATAAACCCGCAAGTTCAAAGCGCTGATTTTAATATCTCGCTCATCTCCATTAAAGAAAATGGCAAAAAACAAAACGAAAAGTATCTAATGATAAAGCCAAAATATATAGTTGAGCGGGCAGTTGGGGTCCCCTGAACAACAGGTTATGATAATTATTCCGGAAAACAAAATGAAATCAGTACCACCAAACCCTCAAAACAGAGTAATAATGGTAAAGATTTTATTGATGCTTTGGCTTTAAGAAATACCGAATATGCAAACAAATGAGGATTATCTGTTAAAATATTCGACCCCGCTAACGAGTTAGCGTCAATCAAAGATTCAACCGCGCGAAAAGGTGAGGAAAAACTCCTAGCGTCTTATGATTTATATAAAAGTTACGAAGCCAACGAAAAGCAAAAAATCGCAAAAGGCTGAACAAACATCCACCCAGATCAACAACCGCTGCAAGGCAATAAGCAAGAGCTTCCAGATAATTATTTAAATCTTATTCTTAACCAACCTTGAAGAGTAACTTTATATAATTCAAGTGATTTTGTCACAAATTTATTTCGCAAACCCGATAGTAGGTCCAAACTTAAAAATGTTATCGCAAGGCAAATTAACAATAATTACGCAAGTTGAGGGACAGCTTATTTAACATTCTGGTATCCAAAAGAAGTAATTGCAGCCCAACCAAATATAATAAGCGCTAATATTGATCAAGTGCTAATTAAGGATTATAAAGAAATTAGTGAAAATAAAAAACTTATAGCCCCAAACATTACCAGATGATGGCCAAACATCCAAAATTCAAAAGAACTTTTTCTCTTACCAACTTTTAATAAAAGCAAACAAACACCCACTTCTTCTTCTTCTAATAATACCCCACAATGAACTAAAATAAAACAAGGTTTTACTTTACAAGCATTAAAATCTAGATTTAATCGTAAATCTAGAACGTTTGTGTTAACCACAAACGCGCCAATCCCCCTTACTAAATACGATGTCTATCTTAAAAAAGGAGATTGAAGATTAGTATTTCAAAATGATGAAAATCAGTTAGCAATGCTTCGGGTAGACCAACAACAGCAAAACGATAAAAACGATAAAAATAAATGAATTAAATTTAAAGTAACAATTCCTAGAGAAATGTTTACATCAAATATAAGGTTTGTCGGCGTTCTTCAAGTAACAAGTCAACAAATGTTATGGTTACCGGTGATAAACTCATCCGTTATCTACGATTTTTATGCCGGAACCGGGGATTCTTCTGATCCAAAGAATATCAGTACTTTTGATAAAGTAAAAACAATAGCTCTTACCAATAACGCTTTTGATAATGTCTTTAAAGAGTTTAATATTTCAAAAAAGGTTGTTGAATAGTCAATCATTATAATCTTGTAGCGGTTTTTAAAAACCCTAGTATTCTTAAAAGTTTAAAAAAACCCGTTAATTTAAAATTTCGGGTTTTTTCTTTTGCGAAAATTTATTATAATATTAGAAGTTATTTTCTCTAATTTCGTTAACTAAAATTATTGCATTTTTTGCAAAAAAGCGAATAACTTTTTTAATTTGTCCGCTAATTAATATTGCATCAAAAGTTTTAAAACAAAAACCCTCAACTCTACCTTCGCCTGAAATTATAATAATCTCAAACCAAAAAACATTAGAATCTGGTAATAAACTAAAAACTGAATTAATTGATACTCTTTTTAAATTAAAAAACTTGTTTTTTATTAAAACTTGTTGTTTTTCTGTGTTTTTTTTAACAATCAAAGGTTTTAGCTTAGCTTTTGTTGCTTTTATTGCTAAATCAAGGTGAAGTTCCCTTTTTTTTCCGTTAAGGTCATACCGGTCAAAATCATAAATGCGAAAAGTTAAATCACTGTTTTGTTGTATTTCAAAAACAAGCGCGCCTTCTGGAATTGAATGAATAATTCCCGCGCTAATATAAGCGAGATCTCCCCTTGCTAAATTATGTAAATTAGTAAAATTTAGCAAATTCTCTTTATTTATTTTACCAATTTCACTAATAAAATTATCTGACTTTGCGCCAATTATAAAAGGGTTTTTACTCTCAGCAATTACAAACCAAGCCTCGTCTTTACCTAAACTGTTAAAATTTTGTGCCATTTTATCATCAGGATGAACTTGTAAACTTAGTTTTTTACCAGCGTCAATAATTTTAAGCAAATTAGGGTAAATTTTTTTTGGGTAATTTTTAAAAAAATCAGGATTTTTTTGATAAAATTTCGATAAAGGTAAATTGTCAATAACTGATTCAGCGTTTTTGTAAGCCGAAATTAGTCAGGCTTCACCAATTTTTCTACTAGTTTTTAAGTGTTTTTTGAGCCTATTACCGGCTCAAATTGTTTCTTTAAGATAAGGTTTTAGGAAAAAAAGGTATTTTTTCATTATTTTGCCTGTTTTAATTTTTTATTAAAAACATTTAGAAATAACCAAGTCGCGAGTTTCTGTTTTTGGAAAATAACCACACTCTGTTTTAAGTTCGGTTTCTAATTTTTTAGCGGCTAGATAGATATGTAATACTGACTGTGCATGATGTAATTTCACAAACTTTTTTGTATTAGCATAATTTTCTTTGTTTTAAATATTTGTGTTTCACGGTTTTGTAAATCTTCAATAATTTGATTTTTATTGGCTACAATTTTTAGCAATTTTGCCTGTTTTACAATAAAATTAAACACTTCGTTTTTTGTTTTTAAATGTTCTTGCAAAAAAATAAAATTTTTTTCAAAAACTTTCATATTTGCTTTCTTTCTTTATTTAAATTATATCACAGTTAACTGATCGCTTATGCAATAAAAAACCTAATTAAAATGAAAAATTTTTCTAAATTTATTATAATTCAAAACACGTTTAGAGATTCATTTTTTTTTTTTTTTTAATCTCAATTTTTTTATGTTTATTGTAATAGCATCAGACAATTTAATTAACAATTATAAAAAATAATGTTTTACGTTTTTTTTAGGCTAATTTCAAAACTATTTTTTGGGTTTTAAATAACTTTTTCAATATAAAAATTGAACTTTATGATGAAACTTTTTTCATTTTTTATCATAAATATGAAAAAATGAAAAAAGTTTCATAGATAAAAATATTAACGACAAAGCCTAATATTTTTTAAAAAAACACTATAAATTTATAGTGTTTTTGGTTTATTATCATCTTTTTCCTGAATTGGTCCAAGGCCAATTAAATCGCCTTTTTCAATAAAACTAATTGAAGCGCCTCCGCCAGTTGAAATATGGGAAAATGATTTTGTAAGATTTTCGGCTTCGATTGCAGCAACTGAATCTCCACCGCCAATGACGCTATAACAATTAGGAATTTTTGCAATAATTTTGGCAACTTCCCTTGTTCCATTAGCGAAATTTTTAAATTCGGCAACACCTAAAGTCCCATTTCATAACACTGTTTTTGCATCTTTTAGTTGATCTTCGAATAATTTGATTGTCAAAGGCCCAATATCCATTCCTTCTAAATGATCGGGAATTTCTAAAGGATTTTCTTCATTATAAATTGGCTCTACATCTTTAAATTCAGGAGCTAGGGCAGCATCAAGTGGTAAAACTAATTTATCAGGATATTTTTGCATTAAATCTAATGCAAGTTTGAGTTTATCATCTTCGCAAATTGAAAGGCCAATTTTATAACCTAGTGCTTTTTTGAAAGTATAACCCATGCCACCGCCGATTAGAACTTTATCAGCTTTTTCTAATAAAGTGGAAATTATGCCGATTTTATCGGATATTTTCGCCCCACCAATAATTGCATAAAAAGGTTTTTTTGGGGCGAAAATTAGTTTTGAAAGTGAATCTAATTCTTCTTTTACTAAATAACCAATTCCTGATTCTTGGATATATGTTGCAATTCCAACATTTGAGGCATGAGCGCGATGTAAAGTTCCGAAGGCATCGTTGATAAAAATATCACCAAGTGAGGCTCAATACTTACCTAATTCAGGGTCGTTTTTTGATTCAGCTTTGTTATTTAGATCTTGAAATCTTGTATTTTCAAGGAGCAAAATTTGTCCATTTTCTAGTTTTTGAATTGCATTTTCGACTTCTTGTCCGCGGTTATAAGGGATAAATTTAATATCTAAACCAGAAATTTGTTCTAATTTTTCAGCAACAAGACGTAGTGATTTTTTTTCAAGATCATCTTTGGTTTTAATACGTCCAAGATGAGATAAAATCACTAATCTACCGCCATCATTAGTGATTTTTTTAATAGTTTTAAGACTCGCGATAATTCGTTTTGTTGATGTTATATGCCCATTTAAAATTGGCACATTAAAATCAACGCGTAAAAGCACAATTTTGTCAAAAAAATTAATCTCATCAATAAATTTTTTATTTTTATAGGTTGGTATCATTTTTATCCTTTTAAATAAAATAGTTTAAATATAGTGTTTTTTGTATTATATTATAAACTATTAAATCGTTCTGCTTTAAAAATTAAAAATGGCTTAAATAAATTTGACTAAATTTTTAAAAATTACTTAAAATTTAG
The sequence above is a segment of the Mesomycoplasma flocculare ATCC 27399 genome. Coding sequences within it:
- a CDS encoding P97 family adhesin, whose amino-acid sequence is MKNKKSSIIIGSAAAILIGSTVFGTVAGLASKVKYRGVNPTQGVISQLGLIDSVAFKPSVASFTSDYQSVKNALLNGKTFNGTSSAFADFASKFDFLTNNGRTVLNIPKKYQVVIKDFVAEDDKKRFRLSFYLKETLPDGNIAQSASKFIYLLPVDAPKAALAQFSYIVDNNLANLVQYPLTNFSSASVKPLALTRASDFAKKLNEFKTEEELISYLNQFFDIEALKANIRLQARDFSFAKGNLTEPFIYSFVRNPQNEKEYASQINTGLKTVRLYVKTEFRQQAKSALKDYKNKDESFITSIDLKTRDNKTLFADENDLRTQLDVNLLDISDYYSVGNNSQLQKLPESLDSLKARDEARRFSADKTLAKYSLYSYDALSFYSQMQELLTKPELIKELINASLVRGLTFSFGKYDLLFDDLSQHLDYDFLMTAAKIKQNSVSKKLFIEIPVKIVLKSSIFGDSGAQVKPVLEKVVSFKLDNFRDVTIEKAFGVLYPEVYEELKKAKEDQAKALAAGKKPNSQQAQDLQNQEDEEEEEIDFANPQNSPIQYQAVEQNLQSSPLGQSAKNPYKIAANQDKYLLAKSEIDELIKEKNYAKLAMLISDPLTYNVQLRLKDQLFNNNIQIPSEQDIAKANFVLDDTDTNLYSQIYSSFSAVFPNKQSLYGYYRYLLSLNPKDTISQLVKLGQKIGLEFTNWENLPNDFNLDDLKNVKIKTPFSKNTAKASAGQSQFKLRLLDFNNYGTETNSSSESFPIFLPARIQVPSSGIIQWNDEPQSSSNWINELVSQLKGKNLSNREQLQNLPMLVAQKIFPNSNKGTGAAQFQQIILKELQRNINQKDTIKFSLGKRESFFNDKAFAAIDNLQDLLFAFYSSAALANNWNNYQQSGAKPAIVFEKSEAPLLPEKKEDKLNDNVYALKFHYAIGFDDNAGKFNPDVIKSSSRTIYLQVSGASLEQVRVKRELNEALANAPLGLQSFSLDPEKFGVFQNLANSLVEKTKTAVIKQDEEKPKDDTTIWVHDPIRKPEMPQIESAPEQDWFEGKLTNSLIPNENQNSEKPKPQNVNVSTFGSGLVSPFFATEFQEEKALGGKTTDTQASQSESVDKEAKILKQKLAILLGSEFIQYYQQTDANVEFEIVSVSRINETSFKVEFKLAKNINENNTTNKVLSDESITLLISTTIEEAPEFAAEPKVFNTTWDKVYNPANPLAATTKFSLEFKEKIPLDANGHVKSEWLAKIPLVIHQQVLNLTPLVQTTKEVELQQGKVLTNVIRKEKERQAIEVATKYAILNPLTRIHRLSLNNQANPETNIKIKNINVVNGTKLEFDLWTNNLKRLINAPITFGNYNPFLIWNSNKALYEKVKEQFVKGINPQVQSADFNISLISIKENGKKQNEKYLMIKPKYIVERAVGVPWTTGYDNYSGKQNEISTTKPSKQSNNGKDFIDALALRNTEYANKWGLSVKIFDPANELASIKDSTARKGEEKLLASYDLYKSYEANEKQKIAKGWTNIHPDQQPLQGNKQELPDNYLNLILNQPWRVTLYNSSDFVTNLFRKPDSRSKLKNVIARQINNNYASWGTAYLTFWYPKEVIAAQPNIISANIDQVLIKDYKEISENKKLIAPNITRWWPNIQNSKELFLLPTFNKSKQTPTSSSSNNTPQWTKIKQGFTLQALKSRFNRKSRTFVLTTNAPIPLTKYDVYLKKGDWRLVFQNDENQLAMLRVDQQQQNDKNDKNKWIKFKVTIPREMFTSNIRFVGVLQVTSQQMLWLPVINSSVIYDFYAGTGDSSDPKNISTFDKVKTIALTNNAFDNVFKEFNISKKVVE
- a CDS encoding type I phosphomannose isomerase catalytic subunit, with the translated sequence MKKYLFFLKPYLKETIWAGNRLKKHLKTSRKIGEAWLISAYKNAESVIDNLPLSKFYQKNPDFFKNYPKKIYPNLLKIIDAGKKLSLQVHPDDKMAQNFNSLGKDEAWFVIAESKNPFIIGAKSDNFISEIGKINKENLLNFTNLHNLARGDLAYISAGIIHSIPEGALVFEIQQNSDLTFRIYDFDRYDLNGKKRELHLDLAIKATKAKLKPLIVKKNTEKQQVLIKNKFFNLKRVSINSVFSLLPDSNVFWFEIIIISGEGRVEGFCFKTFDAILISGQIKKVIRFFAKNAIILVNEIRENNF
- a CDS encoding PTS sugar transporter subunit IIA produces the protein MKVFEKNFIFLQEHLKTKNEVFNFIVKQAKLLKIVANKNQIIEDLQNRETQIFKTKKIMLIQKSLWNYIMHSQYYISI
- a CDS encoding phosphoglycerate kinase; amino-acid sequence: MIPTYKNKKFIDEINFFDKIVLLRVDFNVPILNGHITSTKRIIASLKTIKKITNDGGRLVILSHLGRIKTKDDLEKKSLRLVAEKLEQISGLDIKFIPYNRGQEVENAIQKLENGQILLLENTRFQDLNNKAESKNDPELGKYWASLGDIFINDAFGTLHRAHASNVGIATYIQESGIGYLVKEELDSLSKLIFAPKKPFYAIIGGAKISDKIGIISTLLEKADKVLIGGGMGYTFKKALGYKIGLSICEDDKLKLALDLMQKYPDKLVLPLDAALAPEFKDVEPIYNEENPLEIPDHLEGMDIGPLTIKLFEDQLKDAKTVLWNGTLGVAEFKNFANGTREVAKIIAKIPNCYSVIGGGDSVAAIEAENLTKSFSHISTGGGASISFIEKGDLIGLGPIQEKDDNKPKTL